The following are from one region of the Coccinella septempunctata chromosome 7, icCocSept1.1, whole genome shotgun sequence genome:
- the LOC123317922 gene encoding uncharacterized protein LOC123317922, producing MEQRNLPKVLWISEDATRVTSKIEYDPRTNKLVGFTMPLVDGIPARDTFLATSAKAIQDHFENAIRSNYAYVIMAQPISQNAPGYCLAIFGTDNRFTAADVTKRWQHIKLNLKERGATVLGFGSDGDTRLLKAMRQGAQLSSTKDSSRPEWRWFKANYSTEDCASYVQDTVHIATKLRTRLLNEKIKLRFGDFYATAKQLEQLIAEHSKDKHLLTKSDLKLEDKMNFKAAEKLCSNHVIDLIERDPQNKGIVAYLKLMRLVIDSFLDPKIDVTHRIYSMWYCVFFLRIWRQWLTINKYKIGEHFISSNCYTCIELNAHSLINIVVNIRENPSLSSDMFLPVLFGSQKCEQTFRTMRSMTSTYSTVINFNVKDILRRLERIKTVNNIIHDLNNVISFPREQKRQEKMNIDTNSLVFTDLKHYTDTMIADAVERARQDALAHTRELGMFVEENTMYNATIPPLKDLVKDESEDKSLEDEEDIQIDDNMIDNSDSSYRGSPNVSPNQLQPRLQHFTSLPIENEEINGDDLNNPNSHLFKDLCNISSVGVMDNLILRSYDQKLMDDKIEDGPYVRVTVGNKSKIIRKSSLCWLLEETKNRVSTDRLQRFVVKSTERPQRALEVGRKKLNSLKSKGTYIKRSSKRGKRENSGDISDSSEDDTIIKYDDSPSTETFSENDSEAGIGINFNEGEYQDNFLRE from the exons ATGGAGCAAAGAAATTTACCTAAAGTTTTGTGGATTAGTGAGGACGCAACTAGAGTAACCAGTAAAATTGAGTATGATCCGAGGACTAATAAGTTAGTTGGATTCACGATGCCATTAGTCGATGGAATACCGGCAAGAGACACGTTTTTAGCAACATCTGCAAAAGCAATTCAGGACCACTTTGAAAACGCTATAAGATCAAATTATGCCTATGTAATTATGGCCCAGCCTATATCACAAAATGCGCCAGGTTATTGTCTTGCAATCTTCGGCACAGATAACAGATTCACAGCCGCCGATGTTACGAAAAGGTGGCAACATATCAAATTAAATTTGAAGGAGCGAGGTGCTACTGTATTGGGTTTTGGATCTGATGGAGATACACGTCTTCTGAAGGCAATGAGGCAAGGCGCTCAATTGTCTTCTACTAAAGATTCATCACGACCAGAATGGAGATGGTTTAAAGCAAATTACTCTACAGAAGACTGCGCTTCTTATGTTCAAGATACGGTACATATAGCCACCAAGTTACGTACTAGATtgcttaatgaaaaaatcaagttaAGGTTTGGTGATTTTTATGCAACTGCTAAACAACTGGAACAACTGATCGCAGAGCACTCCAAGGACAAACACTTGTTAACAAAATCTGATTTAAAATTAGAAGACAAGATGAATTTTAAAGCCGCAGAGAAATTATGTTCAAATCACGTTATTGATTTGATAGAGAGGGATCCACAGAATAAAGGCATCGTTGCTTATTTAAAATTGATGCGTTTAGTTATTGATTCGTTTTTAGATCCCAAAATAGATGTAACGCATCGAATTTATTCAATGTGGTATTGCGTTTTCTTTCTTAGAATTTGGCGTCAGTGGCTTACAATAAACAAATACAAAATCGGAGAGCATTTCATTTCATCAAACTGCTATACTTGCATAGAGTTGAATGCACACTCATTAATTAATATTGTCGTAAACATTCGTGAAAATCCATCTCTATCAAGCGACATGTTTCTACCTGTACTTTTTGGAAGCCAGAAATGTGAACAGACGTTTAGGACTATGAGATCCATGACCTCCACGTATTCGACGGTGATTAACTTTAATGTTAAAGATATTTTGAGGCGTTTAGAGAGAATTAAGACAGTAAATAATATTATACACGATCTGAACAATGTCATTTCATTTCCAAGGGAACAAAAACGgcaagagaaaatgaatattgaCACGAATTCGCTGGTGTTTACAGATTTAAAACACTATACGGATACTATGATAGCCGACGCAGTCGAGCGTGCACGACAAGATGCTCTAGCGCATACGCGAGAACTTGGCATGTTTGTAGAAGAAAACACCATGTATAATGCTACAATTCCACCATTAAAAGACCTTGTAAAAGATGAAAGCGAGGATAAAAGTCTAGAAGATGAAGAGGATATACAGATCGACGACAACATGATCGACAACAGTGATAGTTCATACCGAGGTTCACCAAATGTTTCACCAAATCAGCTTCAACCGAGGCTTCAACATTTCACTTCTCTACcaattgaaaatgaagaaattaacgGCGATGACTTGAACAATCCAAATAGTCATTTGTTCAAGGATTTGTGCAACATATCGAGTGTCGGAGTTATGGATAACTTAATTCTGAGAAGTTATGATCAGAAATTAATGgatgacaaaattgaagatggtCCATATGTCCGAGTCACTGTTggaaataaatcgaaaattatCAGAAAATCTTCGCTCTGTTGGTTGCTAGAGGAAACTAAAAATAGGGTTAGTACAGACAGACTACAACGTTTTGTTGTAAAAAGTACAGAAAGACCTCAAAGGGCACTAGAAGTAGGTCGCAAAAAGTTGAATTCATTAAAATCCAAAGGAACATACATAAAGAGAAGCTCGAAGAGAGGTAAGAGAGAGAACTCTGGAGATATCTCAGATAGTTCTGAAGATGATACCATCATAAAATATGACGACAGTCCAAGTACAGAAACGTTCTCTGAAAATGACTCTGAAGCTGGTATTGGAATTAACTTTAATGAAGGCGAATATCAAG ACAATTTTCTTAGAGAATAA
- the LOC123317380 gene encoding inositol polyphosphate 5-phosphatase E, producing MEREVEFNRDNHNGESNEISKIQKPKIKVTTFLLPNKIPNKVGVSNSPIHRTQSAKETSSRDNSPFRTNRQQNISKRPLSLHRSHRIPRNNDELTARRQIALTRCSSQSENNICTESLRSPDEDDIEEEIIEKSISHESILREAHAFQLIPTIKVRQRNYLQGKVGANSLLGTNELYRMCPNREVTIFVGTWNMNGQSPPKELNDFLLPIDMEHVPDILVVGTQESCSEKFEWEVTLQETLGPTHILYHSNSLGTLHVCVFLRRDLIWYISMPEDASLSVRPGTAFRTKGAVATGFMLFGTSFLFVIAHLTAHQEKVKERVSDVRKIVNSLDLPKNLPCKNKSRDVTQNFDYVFWCGDLNFRLATPRSNILDWLDKTSFPLPPHMPHGYMHHDQLCSVLSEGAAFRGFSEAKITFPPTYKYDPGTQNFDTSSKQRAPAYTDRILYKQKVSRRLSSVAQLPPLQCLAYNSVPSITTSDHKPVWGLFKAYIRPGLDTIPLAAGLFNREVYLEGLARRATFLKEHKGASAVCSVQ from the exons ATGGAAAGAGAAGTCGAATTCAACAGAGACAATCATAATGGAGAATCAAACGAAATTTCTAAGATACAGAAGCCAAAGATTAAAGTTACTACTTTTCTTTTACCAAACAAAATTCCAAATAAGGTGGGAGTCTCGAATAGTCCAATACATAGGACTCAAAGTGCTAAAGAAACTAGCTCGAGGGATAATAGCCCTTTCAGGACTAACAGACAACAGAATATATCGAAGAGGCCCTTGAGTCTGCACAGATCTCATAGAATTCCAAGAAATAACGATGAGTTGACT GCTAGACGACAGATTGCTTTAACTCGATGCAGCAgtcaatctgaaaataacatatGTACAGAATCTTTGAGGTCTCCAGATGAAGACGATATCGAAGAAGAAATCATTGAGAAGAGTATATCACATGAGAGTATACTAAGGGAGGCACATGCCTTTCAGCTTATTCCTACGATAAAAGTGAGGCAGAGAAATTACCTTCAAGGTAAAGTAGGTGCAAATTCTCTACTTGGGACCAATGAATTGTATAGAATGTGCCCCAATAGGGAGGTCACAATATTTGTTGGTACATGGAATATGAATGGACAATCACCTCCGAA GGAATTAAATGATTTCTTGTTGCCAATCGATATGGAACATGTTCCAGACATACTTGTCGTAGGAACCCAAGAATCGTGttctgaaaaatttgaatggGAAGTCACATTACAGGAAACTTTGGGTCCAACTCATATACTATATCATTCGAATTCTTTAG GCACACTTCATGTTTGTGTTTTTCTACGTAGAGATCTTATTTGGTATATATCGATGCCAGAAGATGCTAGTCTTTCAGTCAGACCTGGTACTGCTTTTAGAACGAAAGGAGCAGTTGCCACTGGTTTCATGCTTTTTGGAACTTCCTTCTTATTCGTTATAGCACATTTGACAGCTCATCAAGAGAAGGTTAAGGAAAGAGTATCGGATGTAAGAAAGATAGTCAATTCGCTGGATTTGCCCAAAAATCTTCCTTGTAAGAATAAAAGCAGAG ATGTGACACAAAATTTCGATTATGTATTTTGGTGTGGAGATTTAAATTTTCGTTTAGCAACTCCACGAAGTAATATATTGGATTGGTTGGATAAAACCAGTTTTCCTTTACCACCCCACATGCCTCACGGTTATATGCATCACGATCAGTTATGCTCAGTCCTCTCAGAGGGCGCTGCTTTCAGAGGATTTTCAGAAGCAAAAATAACATTTCCACCAACATACAAG TATGACCCGGGTACCCAAAATTTTGACACATCATCTAAACAAAGGGCTCCCGCTTACACTGATAGAATATTGTACAAACAAAAAGTATCACGTCGCTTGAGTAGTGTTGCTCAACTTCCGCCATTACAGTGTTTGGCTTATAATTCAGTTCCATCAATAACAACCTCGGACCACAAACCTGTTTGGGGCCTCTTCAAAGCATACATCAGACCAGGTTTAGACAC AATTCCATTAGCAGCTGGTCTGTTCAACAGGGAAGTGTATCTTGAAGGGCTTGCAAGACGTGCCACTTTCTTGAAGGAACATAAAGGTGCTTCCGCAGTGTGTTCCGTACAATAG